One stretch of Arachis duranensis cultivar V14167 chromosome 1, aradu.V14167.gnm2.J7QH, whole genome shotgun sequence DNA includes these proteins:
- the LOC107484214 gene encoding zinc finger BED domain-containing protein RICESLEEPER 2-like translates to MLSVALKFKSVFSVYKEREPHYNHEPSSEDWRKVEKICKLLKVFNLATHVISGDDAIEDRDSFMREMATSMKEKFDKYWGECNMVMSLACVLDPRCKLHVIKFCFPLIYKPEHVAAENVEKVKNTLQEMHDEYAEKCHGETIISGVNTNSLVASSNVVSSEISGIHEMLNMVREKEAIHPTKSELEVYLDESAYIPEGNSKSFSALEWWKNNSLKFKVLSKMVADILAIPVSTVASESSFSAGGRVIDGYHSRLNQESIEALICGGDWLRNKYGLKKKPKVLEQKD, encoded by the exons ATGTTATCTGTGGCTTTGAAGTTTAAATCTGTGTTTTCTGTGTATAAGGAAAGAGAACCCCACTACAATCACGAACCATCATCAGAGGATTGGAGAAAAGTTGAGAAGATTTGCAaacttttaaaagtttttaatcTTGCTACTCATGTCATTTCTGGTGATGATGCTATCGAAGATAGAGATTCCTTCATGAGAGAAATGGCAACCTCAATGAAAGAAAAGTTTGACAAATATTGGGGAGAATGCAATATGGTAATGTCTCTTGCTTGTGTTTTGGATCCTAGGTGCAAATTACATGTTATTAAATTCTGTTTTCCTTTAATTTACAAACCTGAGCATGTGGCTGCTGAAAATgttgaaaaagtgaagaatacaTTGCAAGAAATGCATGATGAATATGCTGAAAAGTGTCATGGTGAGACAATAATAAGTGGAGTTAATACTAATAGTCTAGTTGCTTCTTCTAATGTGGTTAGTTCTGAAATTAGTGGAATCCATGAAATGTTGAATATGGTTCGAGAAAAAGAAGCCATTCATCCAACAAAATCAGAATTAGAAGTTTATCTTGATGAGAGTGCTTACATTCCTGAAGGCAATTCTAAGTCTTTTAGTGCTTTGGAGTGGTGGAAAAACAATAGCTTGAAATTCAAGGTTTTATCCAAAATGGTAGCGGACATATTAGCAATTCCTGTCTCAACTGTCGCTTCAGAGTCTTCATTTAGTGCTGGAGGAAGAGTTATTGATGGATATCATTCTCGACTAAATCAAGAGTCCATTGAAGCTCTCATTTGTGGAGGAGATTGGCTTCGAAACAAGTATGGTTTGAAGAAAAAACCAAAG gtgTTGGAACAGAAAGATTAA